The window GAAGGCGATGGAGCGGGCGATGTCGGACGGCCCGTCCGGCTGCAGTCGGGACACCACGGAGTACTGCTCGTAGGCCGGCGCGAACACGCGGCAGACCGTCGCGAACCGGGCCGCCTGTGCCCGGACCACCGCGATCTCGGTGTCGGTCGCCTTCAGCGGCGCGTTGCCGGCCGCGACCCGCGAGACGGTCGGGTACAGGTAGAAACAGTCGGCGCCCGGGTTCGCCGCCGGGCCGAATGGCTCCGTGCCCATCGGTCCGGCCGGGCCGACGGTGGTGGCGTCCAGCCCGGCGGCGCAGTTGTCGTCGACCGTCCCCGGCCGGCACACCCAGACGGTCGGATGCGCGACGGTGAGGTCGGCGGTGTCGATCGCGGGATTCGTCGGCGAGGCCGGCGCGGTCGCCGGGTCCGAGGCCGGAGTCCGGCCGCAGGCGGAACCGAGCAGAAGGGTCAGCAGCAGGGTCAGGACGGCGGGCGGACGGGCCGAGCAGCGGCGCATCGAGACCTCTGAATCGTTGACGAAGGTCGATCGTGCCGGTGCCGGCGGCGGGCGACAAAGAAAACCGGCGGCCCTTGGCCGTCCGTCGGCCACCGCTTTACCGAACAGATCACCGCGTTGCGGGACAGTATGCACCGCCCGTTCCGTCGCTCTCGACCGGATGCCGGTCCGCCGCCCGAAGGGGCGTCTCAACCCACCACCTCGTGGGGGCGCCTCAACCCATTTCCCCGAAAGGGCGTCTCAGCCCGCCACGTCGACGGAGACGCCGTGGATGCGACCCGCCGTGCGGCCCAGCGGCGCACCGGTGCCGCCCCACATCGTCTGGATGATCTCGGCGGCGATCGAGACCGCGGTCTCCTCGGGGGTTCGCCCGCCGATGTCCAGGCCGATCGGAGAGCGCAGGCGGGCCAGCTCGTGGTCGGCGAGGCCGTCCTCGCGCAGGCGACGCAGCCGGTCCTCGTGCGTCCTGCGGGAGCCCATCGCGCCGACGTAGCCCGCGGGCGAACGCAGCGCCGCGCGCAGCAGCGGAACGTCGAATTTCGGGTCGTGCGTCAGCACGCAGACCACCGTCCGCTCATCCACCGGGACCCGGGCGAAATACCGCGCCGGCCATTCGCAGACCACCTCGTGCGCGGCGGGGAAGCGCCGGGTGGTCGCGAAGACCGGCCGCGCGTCGCAGACCGTCACCCGGTACCCGAGGAAGCGGCCCAGCGAGACCACCGCGGCGGCGTAGTCGATCGCGCCGAACACGAGCATCCGCGGCGGCGGCGCGAACGACTGCACGAACACCGTGACCGCGTCCGCCGGCAGGCCGGCCGCCTCGGCCGCGATGCCGGGGGCGGCGATCCGCGGCTCCCGTTCCTCGCCGGTGGTGCCAGGACCTGAGGGAGTGGTGGCGGCCGCGTCCACCGGGGAGCGCTGTCCCGAGGGACCGTAGTGGCGCAGGCCGGTGTGGCCGGCGGCGAGCATGCCACGAGCGTCGTCGATGACGGCGTGGTCGAGCCCCGGCGCGCCCAGGCTGCCCACCACCCGGTCCGCCCAGACGGCCACCTGCCGGCCGACCGGCATCGAGCTGGTCGACCGCTCCGCGCTGGTCGATGGGTCCGCGCTGGTCGGTGGGTCGGCCGGGCCCGAGAGGACGGTGACGAGGGCGACCGGGACGTCGGCCGCGATCGCGTCCAGCACCTCGAAGAGCGGCTCGCCCGCCGGCGAGACCAGCACGTCGATCACGCCGCCGCAGGTCAGGCCGACGGCGAAGGCGTCGTCGTCGGAGATGCCGTAGGTCTCGAGCACGGCCGTGCCGGTGGCGAGCACGTCGGTCGCCACCTGGTAGACGGCGCCTTCCACGCACCCGCCCGACACGCTGCCGAGCGCCTCGCCCGTCGCGTCGACGGCCATCGCCGCGCCGGGCTGGCGCGGGGCGCTGCCGCGCACCCCCACCACCGTCGCGACCGCGAACGACGTCCCGGCGCGGCGCCAGCCGCGCAGCTGCTCGGTCAACTCCCGCATCGTGCCGTCACCCTCCGCCATCGCCAGCCCGCTCGGGTGCCTCAAGGGTTGCGCGCTCGCCGGACACACGCATCCGCCTCCGTGCCGGCCTTCGGCACATTGGGCTATCGCCCAACATTAGCGAGGCATGCCGCCATGGGCCCGGGTATCGAGGTCTCGGTATCGAGGTTTTGGAGTGACCGTCGCGGCGCGGACCGGTAAGAACCACCTGTGCGAGTGGCGGGGCTTCTGTTGGCGGCGGGAGCCGGCCGGCGCCTTGGGATGCCCAAGGGGTTGCTGACGTGGGCCGGCACGCCGCTGGTGGTGAGGGGCGCCCGCCTGCTGACCGCCGGGGGCTGTTCACCGCTGGCGGTGACCGTCGGGGCGGCGGCCGAGGAGGTCGCCGCCGCCCTGGCCGGCGCGGGCGCCACCGACGGCGGCCCGCCGGCCGTGGCGCCGGCACGGGTCGTCCGGGTGGACGACTGGGCCGAGGGCATGGGTGCGTCGCTGCGCGCGGGCCTCGCCGCGTTCACGGCGGATCACGTGGACGCGGTGGTCGTCGCGCTCGTCGACCAGCCGCTCGTCAGCCCCGCGCTCATCCGCCGCCTCATCGGCGCGGCGAACACGGCCGCCGAGGGTACGGACGCCGAGGGCGCCGGCGAGCGGCCGAGGCCGGCGGCGATCGTCGCCGGCTACGCGGGCCGGCCGCGCACCCCGGTGCTACTGCGCCGTGAGGTCTGGCCGGACGTCGCCCAGCTGGCTCGCGGTGACGTCGGCGCCCGTGCCTGGCTGCGCGCCAACCCGGACCGCGTGCTCCAGGTGCCCTGTGAGGACGTCGGCAGTCCCGACGACATCGACACCGCCGCCGACCTGACCCGCCTGACGGCGGACACCAGGCTCCAGCTCGAGCGGCGGGAGGGCCCGGGCTAGGCGGGAAGGCCCGCCGCGCGGCGCCGGCCGGCGCGGGTGCGGCGCGGGTCGGGGCTGGCCGCGTCCGGGAAACGGCGCAGATACTCGCGCTCCAGCTCCATCATCCGCCGGGTATGCGTCTCGAACGCGTCCTCGCTGCCCTCGAGAAACGTCGCGTGCCGGGTCCGGTGCAGCTGGCGCACCTCACGAACCAGAGCCGCGTCGGACAGCTCGCGGCCGGGGATGCCGTCTGGGCGGTGGCTCATTCTCCAGAGCTACCCCCCACCCCAACCCATCAACCCCCTGTCAATGAACCAGCACCAACCGTACTCAAGATCACCCTTCAACCACGGCGACTCCGAACCCGCGACGCACCCGAGCTGGCGCAGGCGCGGCCCCGAGCGACGGGATCCCTGCGGAATCTGCGAAGCCGATTCCGCAGGTCGTGAGGTGGCCCCGCGAGCGTCGCGGCTTCGGTTTGGTGACGTTCAGCGGTGGGTGACCGTGCTGGCGCGGAGGCGCGCCTCGCGGAGGCCCGGCCCCGGAGCGAAGCGAACGGGGTTGGGCCGCAGCGAGGTCGCCGCAGCGCCCATGAGCGGAGGAGGACGGCGCGCGGAGGTCCCGTGGGAGCGACGGGGTCCCTGCGGAATCGGCGAAGCCGATTTCGGAGGTCGTGAGTACGGGGCCGGAGCGCGCCGCCCGCACGGAGCGAACCAATGTCACAGCGGTTCCGGCGTAGGGATCGGCGGAACGGGAATGTCGGGGCCTGGCACCGGCGGGAACGGGTCCGGCGCCGGTGACGGCGGGACCGGGTCCGGATCGGGGACCGGGAGCGTGGGGTCCGGGCCCGGCCCCGGGGGAACCGGCTCGCCGGGGCCCGGCGTCGGACCGGGCGACGGCGGCGGCAGCACCGCGCGGCGCGGCGGCGGCGCCGTCGGCGCCAGGCGCGCGGCCCGGGCCGTCATCCTCGTGCGGCTTGGGAGTGTTGTGGAGCTCATATCGGCCTCCTCTACTGCACCTACCCAACGTCACCCTTCTACCGCCGATCTCGCTCCCCCATGCCCACCAACACAGCGAAATACGGCGCTTGGGGTCCGGCCGCGCTCCGCCCGCCCTACCTGACGCCGATGATCACGGGCGTCGGCGGCCGAGCCCGTTCCGGAGCATTCGCCAAACGCTGGCCCAAATCGGCCACACTGAGCGATGGGGCCAACACGAAAAGGGGGTGACTACCCGCGCGAAGGCGTCCATGCGGCACTCGGCTAGGATCGGCCGGACAAGTCGACCGCCTGGCGATGATGCTGGCCGACGACCACGGGGGCCACCCGTAGCGGATGGTGGGCCGGCCTTGTGCCGGTGATGGGTGACAACCTGGACCGGCGAAGCCGATTCGGAAGGAGCCCCAACCGCGACGGGGTGGAGGGCACACAGCGGCCCGGAGCGGATGGCGCGCTGATACCAGGCGGCAGACGCAACGGGTCAGCGGTATTTGTTCGAGCACCGGCGGCTCGCGCGCGAGGCCCGGCAAGACAGACGGAGGGCGCGGTGGCTGAGCCGATCCTCGCGATCGACTACGGCACCTTCCGTGCGTCCGCGGCGTACGTGGTCGACGGTCAGGTCGAGCTGGTCAGGGAGTCCGCCAGCGGAGCGGTGTCCTGGCCGTCCTCGGTGTTCGCGGACGGCGAGAATCTGATCATCGGGACGCTCGCCGAGCGTCGCAAGCGGATCTGGCCCGCGGCGTACCGCGGCGAGGTCAAGCGGGACCTGCGCCGTGAGGCACCGGTGGTGCTCGACGGGCGGACCTACCCGCCGGCCCGGCTGGTCACCGCGACGATGGCCGCGCTGAAGACCGAGGCGGAGGCGCAGCTCGGCGGGCCGCTGCCACGCGCCGTCGTCACCATTCCCGCGGTCTACGACCCCACCGGCCCGCTGCGCCGGCTCATGATCGGTGCCGCCGAGGCCGCCGGGTTCGTCGACGTCGACCTGCTCGCCGAGCCGGTCGCCGCCGCCTGGGCGCCCCTGGGCGCGGGCCGCCCGCACCCTGGCGACCTGATGCTGGTCTATGACCTCGGCGGCGGCACGTTCGACGCGGCGTTGATCGCGGTCGGTTCATCCGGCCGGCACGAGGTGATCGGGCACTCCTCGCTCTTCGACTGCGGCGGTCGCGACCTCGACCAGCTGCTCTTCGACGAGATCCTCAGCATCCACGGGCCGAGCCTCGAGCCGCTGCTCAACCCGACGGGCCCGGGCGAGGTCTTCCAGACAGCCGCCCGGCGCACCCGCCACGAACTGATCGACTTCGCCAGGACGCTGAAGCACCAGCTCACCGACGTGCCGATGGTCGAGGACGTGTTCGGCCCGGCGGGGCTGCTCGTCGGCATCGACCGTGAGCGCTTCGTCCAGCTCGCCTCGCCGACGCTGGCCCGCACGATGGCCTGCTGCCAGCACCTGCTCGACGCCGCCGACATCCCGGCGGAGAAGCTGGGCGGGGTACTGCTCGTCGGCGGCGGCTCGCGGATGCCGGTGGTCGCGGACATCCTGTCCGGCAAGCTGGGCGTCGCCACCGACTGGCCGTCCCAGCAGCTGTTCGTCCCGTCGGACCCGGAACTCGCGGTCGTACGGGGCGCGGCGGCCTGGGCCG of the Pseudofrankia saprophytica genome contains:
- a CDS encoding nucleotidyltransferase family protein — encoded protein: MAGLLLAAGAGRRLGMPKGLLTWAGTPLVVRGARLLTAGGCSPLAVTVGAAAEEVAAALAGAGATDGGPPAVAPARVVRVDDWAEGMGASLRAGLAAFTADHVDAVVVALVDQPLVSPALIRRLIGAANTAAEGTDAEGAGERPRPAAIVAGYAGRPRTPVLLRREVWPDVAQLARGDVGARAWLRANPDRVLQVPCEDVGSPDDIDTAADLTRLTADTRLQLERREGPG
- a CDS encoding XdhC family protein — protein: MRELTEQLRGWRRAGTSFAVATVVGVRGSAPRQPGAAMAVDATGEALGSVSGGCVEGAVYQVATDVLATGTAVLETYGISDDDAFAVGLTCGGVIDVLVSPAGEPLFEVLDAIAADVPVALVTVLSGPADPPTSADPSTSAERSTSSMPVGRQVAVWADRVVGSLGAPGLDHAVIDDARGMLAAGHTGLRHYGPSGQRSPVDAAATTPSGPGTTGEEREPRIAAPGIAAEAAGLPADAVTVFVQSFAPPPRMLVFGAIDYAAAVVSLGRFLGYRVTVCDARPVFATTRRFPAAHEVVCEWPARYFARVPVDERTVVCVLTHDPKFDVPLLRAALRSPAGYVGAMGSRRTHEDRLRRLREDGLADHELARLRSPIGLDIGGRTPEETAVSIAAEIIQTMWGGTGAPLGRTAGRIHGVSVDVAG
- a CDS encoding DUF6158 family protein; amino-acid sequence: MSHRPDGIPGRELSDAALVREVRQLHRTRHATFLEGSEDAFETHTRRMMELEREYLRRFPDAASPDPRRTRAGRRRAAGLPA